Proteins encoded within one genomic window of Mycolicibacterium monacense:
- the efp gene encoding elongation factor P: MASTADFKNGLVLQIDGQLWQIVEFQHVKPGKGPAFVRTKLKNVVSGKVVDKTYNAGVKVETATVDRRDATYLYRDGSDFVFMDSEDYEQHPLPESLVGRAADFLLESMPVQIAFHDGVPLYLELPVTVELLVASTEPGLQGDRSSAGTKPATMETGAEIQVPLFINTGDKLKVDSRDGSYLGRVNA; this comes from the coding sequence GTGGCATCGACCGCCGACTTCAAGAACGGGCTCGTCCTGCAGATCGACGGCCAACTGTGGCAGATCGTCGAGTTCCAGCACGTCAAGCCGGGCAAGGGCCCGGCCTTCGTGCGTACGAAGCTCAAGAACGTGGTCTCGGGCAAGGTCGTCGACAAGACCTACAACGCGGGCGTGAAGGTGGAGACCGCCACCGTCGACCGGCGTGACGCGACCTACCTGTACCGCGACGGCTCCGACTTCGTATTCATGGACTCCGAGGACTACGAGCAGCACCCGCTGCCCGAATCGCTCGTCGGCCGCGCCGCGGACTTCCTGCTCGAGAGCATGCCCGTGCAGATCGCCTTCCACGACGGCGTCCCGCTGTACCTGGAACTGCCGGTGACCGTCGAACTGCTGGTGGCCTCCACCGAGCCGGGCCTGCAGGGCGACCGCTCCAGTGCGGGCACCAAGCCGGCGACGATGGAGACCGGCGCCGAGATCCAGGTGCCCCTGTTCATCAATACCGGCGACAAGCTCAAGGTCGATTCGCGCGACGGCAGTTACCTCGGCCGCGTCAATGCCTGA
- a CDS encoding shikimate kinase, whose amino-acid sequence MAPRAVLVGLPGSGKSTIGRRLAKALGLTLLDTDAAIEETTGRTIADIFATDGEQEFRRIEEEVIRSALQTHDGVLSLGGGAVTTPGVRDALAGHTVIYLEISAAEGVRRTGGSTVRPLLAGPDRAEKYKALMDARVPLYRRVATMRVNTNRRNPGAVVRHIVARLEKSAPRAEAATPAPPTPNRPRRRRRPPWRRDAAKDQQESDGPPTPAIMAARAAERASDPHRDTTLEKNT is encoded by the coding sequence ATGGCGCCGCGGGCAGTACTGGTCGGCCTGCCCGGGTCGGGCAAGTCGACCATCGGCCGTCGCCTCGCCAAGGCGCTGGGGCTGACGCTGCTCGACACCGACGCCGCGATCGAGGAGACCACCGGGCGCACGATCGCCGACATCTTCGCCACCGACGGTGAGCAGGAGTTCCGGCGTATCGAGGAGGAGGTCATCCGCTCGGCGCTGCAGACCCACGACGGTGTGCTCTCGCTCGGCGGCGGGGCCGTCACCACCCCGGGTGTGCGCGATGCGCTGGCCGGGCACACCGTGATCTACCTGGAGATCAGCGCCGCCGAAGGGGTGCGCCGCACCGGCGGCAGCACCGTCCGTCCGCTGCTCGCCGGACCCGACCGCGCCGAGAAGTACAAGGCCCTGATGGACGCCCGCGTCCCGCTGTACCGGCGGGTGGCCACCATGCGGGTGAACACCAACCGGCGTAATCCCGGCGCCGTGGTCCGCCACATCGTCGCCCGGCTCGAGAAGTCCGCTCCGCGGGCCGAGGCGGCCACCCCCGCGCCGCCCACGCCGAACCGGCCGCGGCGCCGTCGTCGCCCACCGTGGCGGCGTGACGCCGCGAAGGACCAGCAGGAGTCCGACGGCCCGCCGACGCCCGCGATCATGGCCGCCCGCGCGGCGGAGCGGGCATCGGATCCCCATCGCGATACGACCCTGGAGAAGAACACGTGA
- a CDS encoding B-4DMT family transporter produces the protein MSKWLLRGLVFAALMVIVRLLQGAMINTWETRAATISIVLVSVYALVAFAWGFVDGRRDARQNPDPDRRSDLAMTWLLTGLFAGIVSGFVAWLIGVFYKNLYVEALLNELTTFAAFTALLTFVLALIGVALGRWLVDRKTPDEPRKRHGEDDDRADTDVFAAVRPGGQDGRDGHDDSPTTEQQRA, from the coding sequence ATGAGCAAGTGGTTACTGCGCGGACTGGTGTTCGCAGCCCTGATGGTGATCGTCCGATTGCTGCAGGGAGCGATGATCAACACGTGGGAAACCAGGGCGGCGACGATCAGCATCGTTCTCGTGTCGGTGTACGCCCTCGTGGCCTTCGCGTGGGGATTCGTCGACGGTCGACGGGACGCGCGCCAGAACCCCGATCCGGACCGCCGCTCGGATCTGGCGATGACGTGGCTGCTGACCGGTCTGTTCGCCGGAATCGTCAGCGGGTTCGTCGCGTGGCTGATCGGGGTGTTCTACAAGAACCTCTACGTCGAGGCGCTGCTCAACGAACTCACCACGTTCGCGGCGTTCACCGCGCTGCTGACGTTCGTGCTCGCGCTCATCGGCGTGGCGCTGGGCCGCTGGCTGGTCGACCGCAAGACGCCCGACGAGCCGCGCAAGCGGCACGGTGAGGACGACGACCGCGCCGACACCGACGTGTTCGCCGCGGTCCGTCCGGGCGGCCAGGACGGTCGCGACGGCCACGACGATTCCCCGACCACAGAGCAGCAGCGCGCCTAG
- the aroQ gene encoding type II 3-dehydroquinate dehydratase, translated as MSATSTVNVINGPNLGRLGRREPAVYGSTTHADLVAMIEREAADLGLKVSVRQSDSEAELIGWIHAAADAGEPVVLNAGALTHTSIALRDACAGLSAPLIEVHISNVHRREEFRHHSYLSGVATGVIVGLGVQGYVLALRYLAAG; from the coding sequence ATGAGCGCCACGTCGACGGTCAACGTGATCAACGGCCCGAACCTGGGTCGGCTGGGTCGTCGCGAACCCGCCGTCTACGGCAGCACCACCCACGCCGACCTGGTGGCGATGATCGAGCGGGAGGCCGCCGACCTGGGGCTGAAAGTCTCTGTGCGCCAGAGCGACAGCGAAGCCGAACTGATCGGCTGGATCCACGCCGCCGCCGACGCCGGGGAACCGGTCGTGCTCAACGCGGGGGCGCTGACCCACACCTCGATCGCGCTGCGCGACGCATGCGCGGGGCTGAGCGCACCGCTGATCGAGGTGCACATCTCCAACGTGCATCGCCGCGAGGAGTTCCGGCACCACTCGTACCTGAGTGGGGTCGCGACCGGCGTGATCGTCGGCCTGGGCGTGCAGGGCTACGTGCTGGCCCTGCGCTACCTCGCAGCCGGTTAG
- the aroB gene encoding 3-dehydroquinate synthase: protein MSEPVTVDVLVDPPYPVIIGTGLLGELGRLLEGRHKVAILHQPTLSVTAEAVRSHLADKGIDAHRIEIPDAEAGKDLPVVGFIWEVLGRIGVGRKDAIVSLGGGAATDVAGFAAATWLRGVDIVHVPTTLLGMVDAAVGGKTGINTDAGKNLVGAFHQPAAVLIDLATLETLPRNEIVAGMAEVVKAGFIADPHILDLIEADPEAALDPSKDVLPELIRRAVAVKAEVVAADEKESALREILNYGHTLAHAIERRERYQWRHGAAVSVGLVFAAELGRLAGRLDDQTADRHRSVLEALGLPVSYDPDALPKLLEYMAGDKKTRSGVLRFVVLDGLAKPGRLEGPDPSLLAAAYSVVGGTR, encoded by the coding sequence GTGAGCGAGCCGGTCACCGTCGACGTACTGGTCGACCCGCCCTACCCGGTGATCATCGGCACCGGACTGCTCGGCGAACTCGGCCGGCTGCTCGAGGGTAGGCACAAGGTGGCCATCCTGCATCAGCCGACGCTCTCGGTGACCGCCGAAGCGGTGCGAAGCCACTTGGCCGACAAGGGAATCGATGCCCACCGCATCGAGATCCCGGACGCCGAAGCCGGTAAGGACCTGCCGGTGGTGGGGTTCATCTGGGAGGTGCTCGGCCGGATCGGGGTGGGGCGCAAGGACGCGATCGTCAGCCTCGGCGGGGGAGCGGCCACCGACGTCGCCGGATTCGCCGCGGCGACCTGGTTGCGCGGTGTCGACATCGTGCACGTCCCGACCACGCTGCTCGGGATGGTCGACGCGGCGGTCGGCGGTAAGACCGGCATCAACACCGACGCGGGTAAGAACCTCGTCGGCGCCTTCCATCAGCCCGCCGCCGTGCTGATCGACCTCGCGACCCTGGAGACGTTGCCGCGCAACGAGATCGTCGCCGGTATGGCCGAGGTCGTCAAAGCCGGGTTCATCGCCGATCCGCACATCCTCGACCTCATCGAGGCCGATCCGGAAGCCGCCCTCGACCCGTCCAAAGATGTTCTGCCGGAACTGATCCGACGTGCGGTCGCGGTCAAGGCGGAGGTGGTCGCGGCCGACGAGAAGGAATCCGCGCTGCGCGAGATCCTCAACTACGGGCACACGCTGGCCCACGCGATCGAACGCCGCGAGCGCTACCAGTGGCGCCACGGCGCGGCGGTGTCGGTCGGCCTGGTGTTCGCCGCCGAACTCGGCCGCCTGGCGGGCCGACTCGACGACCAGACGGCCGACCGGCACCGGTCGGTGCTGGAAGCGCTGGGGCTGCCGGTGAGCTATGACCCCGACGCGCTGCCGAAACTCCTGGAGTACATGGCGGGCGACAAGAAGACCCGCTCGGGTGTGCTGCGGTTCGTGGTGCTCGACGGGCTGGCCAAACCCGGCCGGCTCGAAGGCCCCGACCCGTCGCTGCTCGCCGCGGCCTACTCGGTGGTGGGAGGGACCCGATGA
- a CDS encoding M24 family metallopeptidase — MTLSQRRDRLRERLAAAELDAMLVTDLVNVRYLSGFTGSNAALLIRVSHTTPILATDGRYRTQAARQSPDSEVVIERACAPYLAGRAAGEGLRRLGFESHVVTVDGHRGLLKAVGDTELVRAPGMVEALREVKDAGEIAMLRLACEAADAALHDLIAGGGLRPGRTEKQVRRDLEALMLDHGADGPSFETIVATGPNSAIPHHRPTDAVLATGDFVKIDFGALVSGYHSDMTRTFVLGRAGKIEDWQRDLYDLVATAQRAGTDALTAGVTLSDVDAASRQVIADAGYAERFGHGLGHGVGLQIHEAPGINAAAAGTLLAGSVVTVEPGVYLPDRGGVRIEDTLVVGLEADPRTGTGSDAPDLLTRFPKELAIL; from the coding sequence GTGACTCTTTCCCAGCGTAGAGACCGCCTGCGCGAGCGGCTGGCCGCCGCCGAACTGGATGCGATGCTGGTCACAGACCTGGTGAACGTCCGATACCTGTCCGGATTCACCGGTTCGAACGCCGCGCTGCTCATCCGCGTGTCCCACACCACCCCGATCCTCGCCACCGACGGCCGGTACCGAACCCAGGCCGCCAGACAGTCACCCGACTCCGAGGTCGTCATCGAGCGGGCGTGCGCCCCGTACCTCGCGGGCCGCGCCGCGGGTGAAGGTCTGCGCCGCCTCGGCTTCGAGAGCCACGTGGTCACCGTCGACGGCCACCGCGGCCTGCTCAAGGCCGTCGGTGACACCGAACTCGTCCGCGCCCCCGGCATGGTGGAGGCGCTGCGCGAAGTCAAGGACGCCGGTGAGATCGCGATGCTGCGGCTCGCCTGCGAGGCCGCGGACGCCGCGCTGCACGATCTCATCGCCGGCGGCGGTCTGCGCCCCGGCCGCACCGAGAAGCAGGTGCGGCGGGACCTGGAGGCGCTGATGCTCGACCACGGCGCCGACGGCCCGTCGTTCGAGACCATCGTCGCGACCGGACCCAACTCGGCGATCCCGCACCACCGGCCCACCGACGCGGTGCTGGCGACCGGCGACTTCGTCAAGATCGACTTCGGCGCGTTGGTGAGCGGCTACCACTCGGACATGACCCGGACGTTCGTCCTGGGCCGGGCCGGCAAGATCGAGGACTGGCAGCGCGATCTCTACGACCTGGTCGCCACCGCGCAGCGGGCCGGCACCGACGCGCTGACCGCGGGTGTCACGCTGTCCGATGTGGACGCCGCATCGCGGCAGGTCATCGCGGACGCCGGGTATGCCGAACGCTTCGGCCACGGCCTCGGGCACGGCGTGGGACTGCAGATCCACGAAGCGCCGGGAATCAACGCGGCCGCCGCCGGTACACTGCTTGCTGGCTCCGTGGTGACCGTGGAGCCCGGTGTCTATCTGCCCGACCGCGGCGGTGTCCGCATCGAGGACACGCTCGTCGTCGGCCTCGAAGCGGATCCGCGAACGGGTACGGGATCAGACGCCCCCGACTTGCTGACCCGGTTCCCCAAGGAACTGGCCATCCTCTGA